A stretch of Sphingorhabdus sp. YGSMI21 DNA encodes these proteins:
- a CDS encoding nuclear transport factor 2 family protein: protein MMLTPEYMKQIVDQYLAAINDGDMHAVMEIYADDAAVEDPAGTEPKRGDDILQFYTNAFSGGAKVELTGPVRISAKAAAFPFRAEINQEGGAVLVVEVIDIFEFNPDGKVDKMTAHFGPANVTVKTA, encoded by the coding sequence ATGATGCTCACTCCGGAATATATGAAGCAAATTGTCGACCAGTATCTGGCCGCGATCAACGATGGCGACATGCACGCGGTCATGGAAATCTATGCCGATGACGCTGCGGTCGAGGATCCGGCCGGCACAGAGCCCAAGCGTGGCGACGATATCCTGCAATTTTACACCAATGCCTTTTCCGGCGGCGCGAAAGTGGAACTGACCGGCCCCGTGCGCATTTCGGCAAAAGCAGCGGCCTTTCCGTTCCGCGCCGAGATCAACCAGGAAGGCGGAGCGGTTCTGGTCGTGGAAGTCATCGATATTTTCGAGTTTAACCCGGACGGCAAAGTCGACAAGATGACTGCGCATTTTGGACCTGCCAATGTTACGGTGAAGACCGCCTAG
- a CDS encoding acyl-CoA dehydrogenase, translated as MPLILSEEQEMLQDAANGFLAEKAPVSAFRKVRDNKPADGFCRELWSEMAEMGWAGIIVEEEHGGSGFGYVGAGVLAEQMGRNLTASPFFSTSVLGATAIQQYGTEKQKEENLAAISSGEKLYALAVDEGPRHNPSRIAFSAKPSGNGFTLSGAKTFVADGHVADKLIIAARTSGEQGDPQGITLFLVDANAPEITREYTPMVDSRNAANISIDGLEVTGDDILGELDGGYGALEGILSAGRAVLSAEMSGSAQQVFGVTTDYLKEREQFGQKIGSFQGLQHRAAHLATEIEMMKSAVLKSLKDLDADFDNAGMTCSLAKAKTGQVAQLATKEAIQMHGGIGVTDEYDVGLYFKRVHVAQQMFGDAGFHSDRWAKNSGF; from the coding sequence ATGCCGTTGATACTGAGCGAAGAACAAGAAATGCTGCAGGATGCAGCGAACGGTTTCCTGGCCGAGAAAGCGCCCGTGTCCGCCTTCCGCAAGGTGCGCGACAACAAGCCGGCGGACGGTTTCTGCCGCGAACTATGGTCCGAGATGGCGGAGATGGGCTGGGCCGGAATCATCGTCGAAGAAGAACATGGCGGCAGCGGCTTCGGCTATGTCGGTGCCGGGGTGCTGGCCGAACAGATGGGCCGCAATCTGACCGCCTCGCCTTTTTTCTCCACGTCCGTTCTGGGCGCTACGGCGATCCAGCAATATGGGACGGAGAAACAGAAAGAGGAAAATCTGGCGGCGATCAGCAGCGGTGAAAAGCTCTATGCGCTGGCCGTGGACGAGGGCCCGCGGCACAATCCCAGCCGGATTGCTTTTTCCGCCAAGCCGTCGGGCAACGGCTTCACTCTCTCCGGGGCCAAGACTTTTGTTGCCGATGGCCATGTGGCCGACAAGCTGATCATCGCGGCCCGTACTTCGGGAGAGCAGGGCGATCCGCAAGGCATCACGCTGTTTCTCGTGGACGCCAATGCGCCGGAAATCACGCGCGAATATACGCCGATGGTGGATAGTCGCAACGCTGCCAATATTTCGATCGACGGCCTTGAGGTTACCGGGGACGACATTTTGGGCGAACTGGATGGCGGCTATGGCGCGCTCGAGGGTATATTGTCGGCCGGCCGTGCCGTGCTGAGCGCGGAAATGTCCGGTTCGGCCCAGCAGGTTTTCGGGGTGACTACCGACTATCTCAAGGAACGCGAGCAATTCGGCCAGAAAATCGGCTCTTTCCAGGGGTTGCAGCATCGGGCCGCCCATCTGGCAACCGAGATTGAAATGATGAAATCGGCGGTGCTCAAATCACTCAAGGATCTCGATGCGGATTTCGACAATGCCGGCATGACCTGTTCGCTGGCCAAGGCCAAGACCGGTCAGGTCGCTCAGCTGGCGACCAAGGAGGCCATCCAGATGCATGGCGGGATCGGCGTGACCGACGAATATGACGTCGGGCTGTATTTCAAGCGGGTCCATGTCGCCCAGCAGATGTTTGGCGATGCTGGTTTCCACAGTGACCGCTGGGCAAAAAATTCCGGTTTTTGA